One part of the [Synechococcus] sp. NIES-970 genome encodes these proteins:
- a CDS encoding arsenical-resistance protein, with product MVQPKAVQAGGQLNIFEKYLTLWVALCIIGGIGLGRLFPAIAQTLDAMSVYNVSLPIAVCLFFMMYPIMVKIDFSQAVKAAQTPQPVALTLVVNWLIKPFTMLALAQFFLGYLFRPLLSATELIRGSEIALADSYIAGCILLGIAPCTAMVLMWGYLSYSNQGHTLVMVAVNSLMMLFVYAPLGKWLLATNNLTVPWQTIVYSVLIYVGLPLAAGMLSRQWILRHRGREWFETVFLRYLNPVAIIALLTTLLLLFALKGELIVNNPLHILLIAIPLFIQTNVIFLITYVAAQKLSFFYEDAAPAALIGASNHFEVAIATAIVLFGLDSGAALATVVGVLIEVPAMLMLVKFCQKTAFWFPREPEKATLFDPRCLNYKP from the coding sequence ATGGTTCAACCCAAGGCGGTACAGGCTGGTGGACAGCTGAATATTTTCGAAAAATATCTCACCCTCTGGGTGGCACTCTGCATTATCGGTGGCATTGGTCTGGGTCGTCTCTTCCCGGCGATCGCCCAAACTTTGGATGCGATGAGCGTCTACAACGTCTCGTTACCGATCGCGGTGTGTCTATTTTTTATGATGTACCCGATCATGGTGAAAATTGATTTTTCCCAGGCAGTGAAAGCGGCCCAAACGCCGCAGCCCGTAGCCTTGACCCTGGTGGTTAATTGGCTGATCAAACCCTTTACGATGCTCGCCCTCGCCCAATTTTTTTTGGGGTATTTGTTCCGGCCGCTCCTGTCGGCGACAGAATTGATTCGGGGCAGTGAGATTGCCTTGGCGGATTCTTACATTGCCGGCTGCATTTTGTTGGGGATTGCCCCTTGTACGGCGATGGTGTTGATGTGGGGTTACCTCTCCTATAGCAATCAGGGTCACACCCTCGTGATGGTGGCGGTGAACTCTTTGATGATGCTCTTTGTCTATGCGCCCCTGGGGAAATGGCTCCTGGCAACCAATAACTTGACCGTGCCCTGGCAAACCATCGTTTACTCGGTGCTGATCTATGTGGGGTTGCCCCTGGCGGCGGGGATGCTCAGTCGGCAGTGGATTTTGCGCCATCGCGGGCGGGAATGGTTTGAGACTGTGTTTCTCAGATATCTCAATCCCGTGGCGATTATTGCCCTGCTGACCACCCTGCTACTGTTGTTTGCTCTCAAAGGGGAATTGATTGTTAACAATCCTCTGCATATTCTTCTCATCGCCATCCCCCTATTTATTCAGACCAACGTAATTTTTCTGATCACCTATGTTGCGGCGCAAAAACTGAGCTTTTTTTATGAAGATGCGGCCCCGGCTGCACTCATTGGAGCCAGTAATCATTTCGAGGTGGCGATCGCCACGGCCATTGTCTTGTTCGGCCTTGATTCTGGGGCAGCCCTGGCCACAGTGGTGGGCGTCTTGATCGAAGTACCTGCGATGTTAATGCTGGTGAAATTTTGCCAAAAAACTGCCTTTTGGTTTCCCCGAGAACCAGAAAAAGCCACCCTTTTCGATCCCCGCTGCCTCAATTACAAGCCCTAA
- a CDS encoding low molecular weight phosphotyrosine protein phosphatase has product MKRIMFVCRKNSCRSQMAEGWTRHLGGDKVIVHSSGLEASRVHPGAIAAMAEAGIDITAQTSNPLDEFSAEDYDAVVSLCGCGVNLPPEWVTRDIFEDWQLQDPDGQPPEVFQRVRDEIKEHVKDLLNKLSS; this is encoded by the coding sequence ATGAAACGCATTATGTTTGTGTGTCGTAAAAATTCCTGCCGTTCCCAAATGGCGGAAGGCTGGACCAGGCACCTCGGCGGCGACAAAGTGATTGTCCATAGTTCTGGCCTCGAAGCCTCTCGCGTCCATCCGGGGGCGATCGCCGCCATGGCCGAAGCGGGCATCGATATCACTGCCCAAACGTCGAATCCCCTGGATGAATTTAGTGCTGAAGATTATGACGCAGTGGTTTCCCTCTGCGGCTGCGGTGTCAATTTACCGCCGGAATGGGTGACCCGCGACATTTTTGAAGATTGGCAACTCCAAGATCCCGATGGCCAACCCCCGGAAGTTTTCCAACGGGTACGAGATGAAATTAAGGAACACGTCAAGGATTTGTTAAATAAGTTAAGCTCTTGA
- the czcA gene encoding cation efflux system protein CzcA, with product MSAKSNLSLTTIAIRRHIGTLMLTIAVVVMGLYSIFQMPVDLLPSITYPRIGVRADAPGVVPEVAVNEITRPLEEALAATEGVTQIFSQTREGRISIDLFFQPGADVDQALNDTTAALNRARNSLPDSISQPQVFKFDPSQLPVYEMALTSSSLAPVDLRIFAENELARELIRVPGVANVDISGGVEEEIQVNLDLRRLQALGLDIPTVLNAIRERNQDTSGGLLRGGNQESLTRLVGQLQDVNEIRSLPVRLGTPENPQTITLQDVAEITDGTVEERLVVTLNGQPAVKVSVQKQPDANTVQVVDGVKAKLAELQNAGAMPADMDMTATLDESQFIRSSIQNVAVSGLTGAILAAIAVLLFLGSVRQTLIIVLSIPLATLTAIILMSSFNLSLNVFSLGGLALGVGVVVDNAIVMLENITTGVEKATQDNRSRRLLQRTVEGSSQELESALFASTTTNLVSVLPFLLIGGFLALIFSELILTISFSVAASLIIALTVVPALSSRLLAIRWSSRLQYAAPIRLFGGFIDRLTKFYGRFLGGILRHRLFVIAGAIAIFGGSSFWMVGQLPQEILPRINTGQAELRASFPPGTTVEENRQAMQVVEEILLAQPETEYVFTTSGGALFGNATVNNALQGSSSITLKPNTNVQAYVGRVNNLIAEEVQMIGTSIRMRPGTVRGLILSNSPSRADVDISLQGANTAALEQAGEQVLAALEERASLAAYEPDATPPQPEVQILPDWQRVASLGLSAEAIGSTIQTVIDGAVPTQLQRGDRLVDIRVQLEPQTIQQAAQLRSIPLFTSTQQPVQLGDLATITSGDAPGEIQRINQRQVLILEGTLAEGVNLSDALTEANEIIGSLDLPQGVSLLPSSAAETNRQIQLALKVLGGMAAFLVFVVMAVQYNSLIDPLVIMLTVPLALAGGILGLFVTQTAIGATVIVGAVLLVGIVVNNAIIMVELANQIRERDRLSYRAAILEAAPQRLRPILMTTITTVLGLFPLALGIGEGSEFLQPLGIVVFSGLSLATVLTLFIIPCFYTLLHELASPKSRKPRPVVVKEEETPPKVLQ from the coding sequence ATGAGCGCAAAATCGAACCTCAGCTTGACGACCATCGCCATCCGGCGTCATATCGGGACCTTAATGTTGACGATCGCCGTGGTGGTGATGGGTCTTTATTCCATCTTCCAGATGCCAGTAGATTTGCTGCCTTCGATCACCTATCCACGCATTGGGGTCCGGGCGGATGCCCCTGGGGTAGTACCCGAAGTCGCTGTTAACGAAATTACCCGTCCCCTCGAAGAAGCATTGGCAGCCACCGAAGGCGTTACCCAAATTTTTTCCCAGACTAGGGAAGGTCGCATCAGCATTGATTTATTTTTCCAGCCCGGCGCTGATGTGGATCAAGCCCTCAACGACACAACCGCAGCTCTTAATCGTGCGCGCAACTCTCTCCCCGACAGCATCAGCCAACCCCAGGTTTTTAAGTTTGACCCATCCCAGTTGCCTGTTTATGAGATGGCTCTTACTTCTAGTTCGTTAGCGCCTGTCGATCTCCGTATTTTTGCCGAGAATGAACTAGCCAGAGAACTGATTCGTGTTCCAGGGGTAGCCAATGTGGATATTTCTGGTGGTGTCGAAGAAGAAATTCAAGTCAATCTCGATTTACGCCGCCTCCAGGCTCTCGGTTTAGATATTCCGACGGTCCTCAATGCAATCCGGGAACGAAACCAAGATACCTCCGGGGGTTTGCTGAGGGGCGGTAATCAGGAATCTCTCACGCGCCTTGTGGGTCAACTGCAGGATGTCAATGAAATTCGCAGTCTTCCCGTCCGCCTAGGTACACCAGAAAACCCCCAGACGATTACCCTCCAGGATGTGGCAGAAATTACCGACGGCACTGTGGAAGAACGCCTCGTAGTGACCCTCAATGGTCAACCAGCGGTGAAGGTGAGTGTTCAGAAACAGCCCGATGCGAATACGGTGCAGGTGGTCGATGGGGTCAAGGCAAAGTTAGCTGAGCTCCAGAATGCAGGGGCCATGCCAGCGGATATGGATATGACTGCGACCCTGGATGAATCTCAGTTTATCCGCAGCTCAATTCAAAACGTGGCGGTGTCGGGTTTAACTGGGGCAATTTTGGCGGCGATCGCCGTTTTGCTTTTTCTGGGTTCTGTGCGCCAGACCTTGATTATTGTGCTGTCAATTCCCCTGGCGACCCTGACAGCAATTATCTTGATGTCTAGTTTTAATCTGTCCCTCAATGTCTTTAGTTTGGGGGGGTTGGCCCTTGGGGTCGGGGTTGTGGTGGATAACGCCATTGTCATGCTCGAAAATATCACCACTGGTGTAGAAAAAGCGACTCAGGACAACCGCTCTCGCCGTTTGCTGCAACGCACGGTGGAAGGAAGTAGCCAAGAATTAGAATCAGCTCTCTTTGCTTCGACCACCACCAACCTCGTTTCTGTGTTGCCATTTCTGCTCATCGGGGGCTTTCTGGCACTGATCTTCAGTGAGCTGATCCTCACTATTAGTTTTTCGGTGGCGGCATCATTAATTATTGCCCTCACAGTTGTACCGGCCCTGTCGTCGCGTTTGCTGGCGATTCGTTGGTCGAGCCGCCTACAATATGCTGCTCCGATTCGGTTATTTGGGGGATTCATCGACCGCTTAACCAAGTTTTATGGTCGTTTTCTAGGTGGGATTCTCCGCCACAGATTGTTTGTCATTGCTGGGGCGATCGCCATTTTCGGTGGCAGTAGTTTTTGGATGGTGGGCCAACTCCCCCAGGAAATTTTGCCCCGGATCAACACAGGCCAGGCAGAACTACGGGCGAGTTTTCCACCGGGAACCACAGTCGAAGAAAATCGGCAGGCGATGCAGGTTGTGGAAGAAATATTACTCGCCCAACCGGAAACAGAATATGTCTTTACCACTTCTGGCGGGGCACTGTTTGGGAATGCCACTGTAAACAACGCTCTCCAGGGCTCCAGTAGCATCACCCTAAAACCAAATACCAATGTCCAAGCCTACGTAGGTCGCGTCAACAATCTGATCGCAGAAGAAGTTCAAATGATTGGGACTTCAATTCGGATGCGCCCCGGTACGGTGCGGGGTTTAATTTTGAGTAATTCTCCCTCCCGGGCCGATGTGGATATTTCGCTTCAGGGGGCTAACACCGCTGCTCTAGAACAAGCTGGCGAACAGGTATTGGCAGCTCTTGAGGAACGAGCAAGCCTCGCTGCCTATGAACCCGATGCAACCCCACCCCAACCGGAAGTGCAAATTCTCCCCGATTGGCAACGGGTTGCTTCTCTAGGGCTTTCCGCCGAGGCGATTGGCAGCACGATCCAAACAGTCATCGATGGAGCAGTGCCCACCCAACTGCAGCGGGGCGATCGCCTGGTGGATATCCGCGTTCAACTGGAGCCCCAAACAATTCAACAGGCGGCTCAACTGCGGAGCATTCCCCTTTTTACCAGTACCCAACAGCCTGTTCAACTAGGAGATTTGGCGACGATCACCTCCGGTGATGCCCCTGGGGAAATTCAACGGATTAACCAACGGCAGGTATTGATCCTCGAAGGGACCCTTGCAGAAGGCGTCAACCTCAGTGATGCCCTCACGGAAGCCAATGAGATTATTGGCAGCCTCGATCTTCCTCAGGGAGTGAGCTTGTTACCCAGTTCCGCCGCGGAAACCAATCGCCAAATTCAACTGGCCCTGAAGGTACTGGGGGGCATGGCGGCCTTCCTGGTGTTCGTGGTGATGGCGGTACAATACAACTCTTTGATCGACCCGCTGGTGATCATGCTTACGGTTCCCCTTGCCCTGGCAGGCGGGATTTTGGGCCTGTTTGTCACCCAAACGGCGATCGGGGCGACGGTGATTGTGGGGGCAGTACTCCTCGTGGGAATCGTCGTCAACAACGCGATCATCATGGTGGAATTGGCGAACCAGATTCGGGAACGCGATCGCCTCAGTTATCGCGCGGCTATCTTAGAAGCGGCCCCCCAACGACTCCGACCGATCCTCATGACGACGATCACCACGGTCTTGGGCCTCTTTCCCCTCGCCCTGGGCATTGGCGAAGGGTCAGAGTTTCTGCAACCCCTGGGGATCGTGGTCTTCTCCGGCCTGTCCTTGGCCACGGTGCTGACTCTCTTTATCATTCCCTGCTTCTATACGCTGCTCCATGAGTTGGCTTCGCCCAAATCTCGCAAGCCCCGCCCGGTGGTAGTGAAAGAAGAGGAAACCCCCCCGAAGGTGCTGCAATAG
- a CDS encoding putative dioxygenase of extradiol dioxygenase family protein, producing MGDRQLFHLAIPITDPALAKQFYADALGCAVGRENSGAVIFNFFDHQLVAHVTDEPLSPQKGIYPRHFGMTFLDEQDWQTVLDRAKKYQLTFRDRPRLRFPGKLTEHRTFFLEDPFFNLLEFKWYRHPEAIFGGREITEIGDRPETH from the coding sequence ATGGGCGATCGCCAACTGTTTCACCTTGCCATTCCGATCACGGACCCAGCCCTTGCTAAGCAGTTTTATGCCGATGCCTTGGGCTGTGCGGTGGGCCGGGAAAATAGTGGGGCGGTAATTTTTAACTTTTTCGATCATCAACTGGTGGCCCATGTCACCGATGAGCCCCTTTCCCCCCAGAAAGGGATTTATCCGCGTCATTTTGGGATGACTTTTCTCGATGAACAGGATTGGCAGACGGTTCTAGACCGCGCTAAAAAATATCAACTCACGTTTCGCGATCGCCCCAGGCTACGTTTTCCAGGGAAACTGACAGAACACCGCACATTTTTCCTGGAAGATCCGTTTTTCAATTTGCTGGAATTTAAGTGGTATCGCCACCCGGAGGCGATTTTTGGTGGCCGGGAAATCACTGAAATAGGCGATCGCCCCGAAACCCACTGA
- a CDS encoding hypothetical protein (arsenical resistance protein ArsH homolog), whose protein sequence is MPTFDHPPRILFLYGSLRERSYSRLLAEEAARIITDLGAEVKFYDPRDLPLRGRVENTHPKVQELLELTQWSEGQVWSSPEMHGNITGILKNQIDWIPLEIGSVRPTQGKTLALMQVSGGSQSFNAVNTMRILGRWMRMFTIPNQSSVAKAYQEFHEDGRMKDSPYRDRVIDVMEELYKFTLLLRDKVDYLTDRHSERKARDSQDS, encoded by the coding sequence ATGCCTACTTTCGACCATCCCCCCCGGATTCTCTTTCTCTATGGTTCCCTCCGGGAGCGTTCCTATAGCCGCCTATTAGCAGAAGAAGCCGCCCGCATTATTACCGACCTTGGGGCTGAGGTGAAATTCTATGATCCCAGGGATTTACCCCTGCGGGGCCGCGTAGAAAATACCCATCCCAAAGTGCAGGAATTATTAGAACTGACCCAATGGTCAGAGGGGCAAGTGTGGTCTTCCCCAGAAATGCATGGCAACATCACCGGCATCTTGAAAAATCAGATCGACTGGATTCCTTTGGAAATCGGCTCTGTCCGGCCCACCCAAGGGAAAACCCTCGCCCTAATGCAAGTCAGTGGTGGCTCCCAGTCTTTTAATGCGGTGAATACGATGCGGATTTTGGGGCGGTGGATGCGGATGTTTACGATCCCCAACCAATCCTCCGTCGCCAAAGCTTATCAGGAGTTCCATGAAGACGGCAGGATGAAAGATTCTCCCTATCGAGACCGGGTAATCGATGTGATGGAAGAGCTCTATAAATTCACCCTCCTGCTGCGGGACAAAGTCGATTATTTGACCGATCGCCACAGCGAAAGAAAAGCCCGTGACTCGCAAGATTCCTAA
- the phnD gene encoding ABC-type phosphate/phosphonate transport system periplasmic component, with protein MKKQLLSAFCLLALSLSGCNTASNNETSGTTNSDTPASVQPLITGAIPDQDPEKLQRLYGLLADYLSAELDIPVEYRPVTDYLAAVTAFKVGDLDLVWFGGLTGVQARLQVPGAEAIAQRDIDAEFHSVLIANVNSGLGELATDADLVQVKGKTLTFGSESSTSGRLMPQYFLEQAGVSLDDFQGEVGFSASHDATIQLVEAGTYALGMVNEQVWNTRVAAGDVDTNRVKVIWRSPAYFDYHWVISPAVDERYGEGFREKVQQALLNLDPANPEHQEILELFGAAQFIPTENDNYAEIEAVGRQIGKIQ; from the coding sequence ATGAAAAAACAACTTCTATCTGCATTTTGTCTCCTTGCCCTCAGCCTATCTGGTTGCAATACTGCATCCAATAATGAAACTTCTGGCACCACGAACAGTGACACTCCAGCCTCAGTCCAGCCCCTCATCACCGGGGCAATTCCCGACCAAGATCCCGAAAAATTGCAGCGTCTCTATGGCCTCCTAGCGGACTATCTCAGTGCTGAATTAGATATCCCCGTGGAATATCGACCTGTCACCGATTACCTCGCCGCAGTGACTGCTTTTAAAGTGGGCGATTTAGACCTCGTGTGGTTTGGCGGTTTAACCGGAGTCCAAGCCAGATTACAAGTGCCCGGAGCCGAGGCGATCGCCCAGCGGGATATTGACGCCGAATTCCACTCAGTGCTGATCGCTAATGTTAATAGCGGTTTGGGTGAATTAGCCACCGATGCTGATTTGGTGCAAGTCAAAGGCAAAACCCTCACCTTTGGCAGTGAATCTTCCACTTCCGGTCGCCTAATGCCCCAATATTTTCTCGAACAGGCGGGGGTATCCCTCGATGATTTCCAAGGAGAAGTGGGGTTCTCGGCTTCCCATGATGCCACGATCCAACTGGTAGAAGCTGGCACCTATGCCCTGGGGATGGTCAACGAACAGGTGTGGAATACTCGCGTTGCAGCGGGCGATGTGGACACCAATCGGGTAAAGGTCATTTGGCGATCGCCTGCTTATTTTGACTACCATTGGGTGATTTCCCCGGCGGTGGATGAGCGTTATGGGGAGGGTTTTAGAGAAAAAGTGCAGCAGGCCCTTTTGAATCTCGACCCCGCCAACCCAGAGCATCAAGAAATTTTAGAGCTGTTCGGAGCGGCCCAATTTATTCCCACCGAAAACGATAACTATGCCGAAATTGAAGCCGTTGGCCGTCAGATCGGCAAAATCCAATAA
- a CDS encoding HupE/UreJ family protein, giving the protein MGQRQIQQALLFFGAMLAVSLPSAAIAHVGGHETAGFLHGFQHPLGGLDHVVAMVAVGVWAVQLENVKAPIALPLSFLGLMCLGGLLGMVEMPLPGIEVGIIISDILLGAFIFFGTRLPLVWSSLIVAALAIFHGYAHGAEMPANAQGLQYALGFLGSTAILHLIGMGVATLALRRQQSQFFRMAGVLMVLAGVMVAAQGIV; this is encoded by the coding sequence ATGGGTCAACGTCAAATTCAACAAGCCTTATTATTCTTCGGTGCGATGCTCGCTGTTTCTCTCCCTTCGGCGGCGATCGCCCACGTTGGTGGCCATGAAACCGCAGGCTTTCTCCATGGCTTTCAGCATCCCCTAGGGGGTCTTGATCACGTTGTCGCCATGGTTGCTGTCGGCGTTTGGGCGGTACAACTAGAAAACGTCAAAGCGCCCATTGCTCTACCCCTGAGCTTTTTGGGGTTAATGTGCTTAGGCGGCCTGCTCGGCATGGTCGAGATGCCCCTGCCCGGCATTGAAGTTGGGATCATCATTTCAGACATATTGTTGGGCGCTTTTATTTTCTTTGGTACTCGCCTACCCCTCGTCTGGAGTAGTTTAATCGTGGCAGCATTGGCCATCTTCCATGGCTATGCCCACGGCGCAGAAATGCCCGCCAATGCCCAAGGACTCCAATATGCCCTAGGCTTCTTGGGCAGCACTGCCATTCTTCACCTCATTGGCATGGGCGTTGCAACCTTGGCACTCCGTCGCCAACAAAGCCAATTTTTTCGCATGGCTGGTGTACTAATGGTTCTGGCTGGGGTGATGGTAGCAGCCCAAGGCATTGTTTAG
- a CDS encoding hypothetical protein (conserved, probable membrane protein, rhomboid family) has protein sequence MASALWPLLWFYGISISCVALILRTWRSPQPRPVGWLWVGGFVLLLTWGINLVSMVGAVIWGGSAWVLLILLPALGSRQIQSFIDRQQYQKAYQWAIYLRVLHPFDGWWEQPDIIRALVLGQRGQISQGKQILRQYKNHQSFLARQAIAQYYAMQFDWEGLLGWLRARELKTLEPLLLVYYCRALGETGQLASLLDLLFAPSTQAKLTQGGDRHYWHQVLLFTAAFCGEVKTLEQLLAENLKHYPPQIRSFWGAIAQYAAGNGTQGQAILQMIQQETDPSFRNAVTIRLQHPPKLAQKLIPRAAYPQLVRLSRLVQQENQERLYQSLVGGGPSPITNLLVVVNCLVFFGAIAWGFPSNPEAVLQGGGFIPDQVLQGQWWRFFTANFIHVGITHLLMNMVTLSLLGPFAEKHLGRSRYLLVYLGSGLGATVTLFGLVLLAQNFDYATFSGVLLFFTREIRHSYQVWVGASGSIMGIMGAIAVILWQGWQRLHIEAAGRQFRLISLIIVIQFIVDLSSPNVSFYSHFLGLCWGIFLTRWLFSSRRI, from the coding sequence ATGGCATCTGCGCTCTGGCCGCTGCTTTGGTTTTATGGCATCTCAATTTCTTGCGTAGCGTTGATTCTTCGCACCTGGCGATCGCCGCAGCCGCGTCCGGTGGGCTGGCTCTGGGTCGGGGGATTTGTGCTGTTGCTCACCTGGGGAATCAACCTTGTTTCCATGGTGGGAGCCGTAATTTGGGGCGGTAGTGCTTGGGTTTTGTTGATCTTGCTTCCGGCCCTGGGGTCACGACAGATCCAAAGTTTCATCGATCGCCAACAGTATCAAAAAGCCTACCAATGGGCGATTTATCTGCGTGTTTTACATCCCTTTGATGGTTGGTGGGAACAGCCGGACATCATTCGAGCGCTGGTGCTGGGACAACGGGGCCAGATCAGTCAGGGTAAACAAATTCTGCGGCAATACAAAAATCACCAAAGCTTTTTAGCGCGTCAGGCGATCGCCCAATACTATGCGATGCAATTTGACTGGGAAGGTCTGCTGGGTTGGCTCCGAGCTAGGGAATTGAAGACCCTAGAACCGTTGCTCTTGGTTTATTATTGCCGCGCCTTGGGAGAAACGGGGCAACTGGCATCCCTGTTAGATTTGCTATTTGCGCCGAGTACCCAAGCCAAGCTCACCCAGGGGGGCGATCGCCATTACTGGCACCAGGTCTTGCTTTTTACGGCGGCCTTTTGCGGTGAGGTAAAGACCCTAGAGCAACTTCTCGCCGAAAATCTCAAACATTATCCGCCCCAGATTCGTTCGTTTTGGGGGGCGATCGCCCAGTATGCGGCGGGGAATGGGACCCAGGGCCAGGCCATTTTGCAAATGATTCAACAGGAAACTGACCCCAGTTTTCGCAATGCCGTGACCATTCGTTTACAGCATCCCCCCAAGCTTGCCCAAAAGCTGATACCAAGAGCCGCCTATCCACAGTTGGTGCGTTTAAGCCGCCTTGTACAGCAGGAAAATCAGGAACGTCTTTATCAATCCCTTGTGGGAGGAGGGCCTTCCCCGATTACCAATCTTTTGGTGGTAGTGAATTGTTTGGTCTTTTTTGGGGCGATCGCCTGGGGTTTCCCAAGCAATCCTGAAGCGGTGCTCCAGGGGGGTGGCTTTATCCCCGATCAAGTGTTGCAAGGGCAATGGTGGCGCTTTTTTACCGCGAATTTTATCCATGTGGGCATCACACATCTGCTGATGAACATGGTTACGCTTTCTTTACTAGGGCCATTCGCAGAAAAACATTTGGGGCGATCGCGCTATCTTCTCGTTTATCTTGGCAGTGGTCTTGGGGCAACAGTGACTTTGTTTGGTTTAGTATTGCTAGCCCAAAACTTTGACTATGCAACGTTTTCGGGTGTGCTGCTCTTCTTTACTCGGGAAATTCGCCACAGCTATCAAGTCTGGGTCGGGGCGTCTGGTTCGATTATGGGAATTATGGGGGCGATCGCTGTGATTTTGTGGCAAGGATGGCAACGACTCCACATCGAGGCTGCAGGCCGCCAATTTCGTCTGATCTCTCTAATTATTGTGATCCAATTTATAGTAGACCTCAGTTCTCCGAATGTCAGTTTTTACAGCCACTTTCTCGGCCTTTGTTGGGGAATTTTCCTGACGCGCTGGTTGTTTTCTTCAAGACGAATTTAA
- a CDS encoding arsenical resistance operon repressor, ArsR family, whose protein sequence is MIVTQDRIETTTLLQGFKAIADPIRLEILERLRTQELCVCELCDVLGLKQSKLSFHLKILKESELVLTRQDGRWIYYRLNLAQFIALETYLATYRRFGEILPARPCPD, encoded by the coding sequence ATGATTGTCACCCAAGACCGGATCGAAACCACCACTCTGTTACAAGGATTTAAGGCGATCGCCGACCCGATCCGTTTGGAGATCCTCGAACGGCTGCGCACCCAGGAACTCTGTGTGTGTGAACTCTGTGATGTCTTGGGTCTCAAGCAATCAAAGCTGTCTTTTCACCTGAAAATTCTTAAAGAAAGTGAATTAGTCCTCACCCGCCAGGATGGGCGCTGGATTTATTATCGGCTTAATTTAGCCCAATTCATCGCCCTAGAGACCTATTTAGCCACCTACCGCCGTTTTGGGGAGATTCTCCCCGCCCGGCCCTGCCCAGATTAA
- the gloA gene encoding lactoylglutathione lyase — protein sequence MKMLHTMLRVGNLEESLKFYCDVLGMQLLRKKDYPGGKFTLAFVGYGDEKNNTVIELTHNWDTESYDLGDGFGHVALGVEDIYGTCEKIRSLGGKISREPGPMKHGTTVIAFVEDPNGYKIELIEMKKAAA from the coding sequence ATGAAAATGCTCCACACCATGCTTCGAGTCGGCAACCTCGAAGAATCCCTCAAGTTTTATTGCGATGTCCTCGGCATGCAGCTCCTCCGCAAAAAAGACTATCCCGGCGGTAAGTTCACCCTCGCCTTTGTGGGTTACGGCGACGAAAAAAACAACACTGTCATTGAGCTCACTCACAACTGGGATACCGAGAGTTACGACCTGGGCGATGGTTTTGGCCACGTTGCCCTCGGGGTCGAGGATATCTATGGTACCTGTGAAAAAATCCGGAGCCTCGGTGGCAAGATTAGCCGCGAACCTGGACCCATGAAACATGGCACTACCGTGATCGCTTTTGTGGAAGACCCCAATGGTTACAAAATTGAGCTGATTGAGATGAAAAAAGCGGCGGCTTAA